GTTTGGAGCAAATTGCATTAGGTCTTCTGCATCCATCATCCATTTCCAAGAGGAGCAGATGCTGCATTTTTTTGCGGTTTGGTTTAGTTTCGTTTGCCTTCAGTGGTTTATTATTAGCATTTAAattacccacccccacccccgcatgaCCCCATGTACACATGCGTATGATATCTATTGCTGTTAATGGCATCAGGACATCAACTGGAATCTATTCCAAAACACTCTGACAGCATACAGTACATACTTGTGAGCGAGTTATTAATCACCCAGTGTTGCTGCTGTGTCTgtccttattattatttatcatcaaAGGAGCAAACTAATTATTCCATGGCAAGTTACACAGCTGCCtttgaagaaaggaaagaagatcaAGGTGCTAAGTGTTCTGTTTCAAGTGGAAAACATAAATCAAATGAATTCTATAAAGAAATGCACACTGTCCCATGTTTACAATGCAGAACTGAAGGAGCAGAACTTCCCATTCAAAAATCTTTGATGTGAAATAAAAAGGCATGAATTTTAAGGAAAGAGGTTGTTCCAATATTAAATGAAATGCAGATACTGTACCCCCCTCTTTCTTCTTTAAAAGATAAAAGTAGGAAGGAGACAGCCTGAAATCTGCCTGCCAGGGACTCGCTTTAACACGTTTCAATGTCAAAGCCGCAATTAAGATGCACTCAAACGGCTATGATACAATATAATCTCCCTTTCCCAGAAGTATTCCTTCAGAGAACCCAGCACATCCTCTGCAGTCAGTGGGCATCAAAACGCAGCTGATGTCTTTCCTTCGAACTTTTTGTTTGAAAAACAATACCTATAGGATGAGATCctttttaattcagaaaaaaaagaaGCCATGTTTTTGGGTGCACAAACGTATGTTATGATTCCCGGTGACCACAAATtaactacaaacatgagttttattattatattttatcagAATGAAAGCATGCGCCTCGTCGAGTCGTTTTGAAAAATAGATCTTTGTTGGGAGGGGAAAGCGGAGAGATCCAGGAACTCCCCGTctgagcaaaaaacaaacaaataataataataattaaaacccgAGGGAAAGGCCAACTCTGCGGTCCCTGagatgacatgggggggggggaggccgccgCTATACCAGGGATTCGCAAACGGGCAGCGAGTCCGAGTCCTGGCTGTGCATGGAGCTCAAGCCCGTGTCGGAATCCTCGTCGTTGTCGTCGCAGTCTTTGCGCAAACCGCGCGCAGCCTGCTCCCTCCACACCTCCGCGGTGATCGGGGCCGGGTCGGGTGGAAGCTGGCCACCGTCGTCGTCTTCGGGGAGCTGGAGAGACGGGGGCGCCTCCTCCCCGACCTCGCCGCCCGCCTCCTCTTGGACGTCGAGGGAGCGGATGGTGTCGAGGAGGCGCTGCAGCTCGCTCTCCTTGTCGGCCCAGGCGCGCTGCGTCGAGTCCAGGTCGGCCTTGACGGCCTCCAGGTCGGTGCTGAGGCGCAGCCCGATGTAGAGGCTGGTGCTCAGCTGCGTCTTGACGCGCTCCTGCTCCACGTGcagctcgccgccgccgcccaccaGCTCGGTGGTGTTGCAGTCCGTCTCGGAAAGGCTGGCGCTGGAGCCCTTGGCGGCCGCCAGTTCCTCCCGCCGCCGCTTCATCCAGCGCTCGTTCAGCTCCTCCTGGATCTCCCCGGCCAAGTGCTCCAGCAGATCCTCCTGGCGGCGCCACTGTTCCTGCAGCAGCGCCACCTCCTCGCACTTCCGGGCGTACTCCTCCAAGTCGCCGTCGAGGGTCGCCGCGTCCACTCCTCCCTGGGgttccccttccttttcctccccgcCGTCGGGGACCTCCGTGTCGCCGCCGCCGTCCACCAGGTAAGTGTCCTGCACATAATTGACGCCGTGGCGCTTCATGCGGTCGAAGTGGATCTTGGCCTCGAAGCGGTCGATCTCGCGATCGAGATCGCGGAGGCGCTTCACCTGCTGCCGGATGGTGTGGTCCTGCGACAGCACGAGATGCACCAGCGTCTCCATCCTCTCGGCCGCCGGCGCCTCCTTGGCCGGCGGCTCGTCGGGCTGCGGCGGCTGCCCCTTGCGCTTGTTGATCTTGGCCAGCTTGCGGAAGGCCTTGCGCACCACGCGCCGCTGCCGCTCCTGGGTCAGCGCCAGGCTGGCCCGCGCCGCCGCCGTGGCCaagccatgctggcaggggctctccTTGCTGGGCACCACGCGGGCCTCGGCGCTGCGCGGGCCCGTGTTAGGTAGCGACGCCTCGCTGCGCACCAGCACGAAGCGCACGTTCTCCTGCTCGTCTCCCCAGGCGGCCCAGAGCCGCAGGATCTTGGTCTTGTTGGGCAGGATCCGCTCAAAGCCGCGCCACTTCTCCACGATGCAGTAAGACTGCGGGGCCCCCGACAGCATCCCCCCGCCGCACTCCTGCAGCGATgctagctgctgctgttgctgttgcctcCGCCGTCGGCTCTGCTTGCTGTCCTCCAGAAGCACCCGCACCACATCCGAGCAAGTGGTGCGCTTGGAAAGCCCCGAGATCAGCTTCTCCTCCTGGCAGATCCACACCGAGATCTTCCTTCCCTCCGGCTCCATCAGGGCGCGCCTGCGCTGGGGGCTTGGAGCTGCTGGGGCCCGCGGCTACTCCCGCCGAGCGGGGGATTCCCCCATAGAAGCGCTCAAGGGAGCCGCGGCGGGCCAAGTCGGACGGCCCGCGAGCCCAGCCGAGCCATGGCTCCAGCCTCTCGACTCTTCTCTCCCTGCCCGACGCCGTCTGCTCCTCCTCTTGGCTAAATGGATTCCAGTTTGGGGCTCTCCATGATCCAAGTCCTCCGCTGGCCGCGTAAGGCACAGGCTCGCCTCCTTTTGAAGCTTTGCAATCTTTTCCCTTCccgtcactctctctctctctccctccgacaCACACGGCGCGTAAGCTCAGCCAGGGGAGTCCCGGGAAACTGCCAACTTCCAGAGTTGCAGctcctcctgcttgctgcttctgttgctgctTCCAGTAGCGCTTCTGTGTGTGTCACAATCGGCTCTGGCTGGGAGTCTGACACTGCCCTTCCTTTGCTGCCGCCTTTTTCCTTTCCTATCACGtggttctctcctctcccccccacacttttCTCTGTGTCTGTCTATCTGAGCAGCTGTACTGTTTGATCCAAGACTATCTCCCTCTtactgatttcccccctttcaggcaaattctctctcctccctggaaAACAGAAAGGTCCCCACCTAAGCAATTGGATCAAATGGCTTGCCAGatgttgggggagggagagatggaaaTGCTGCTATCCTGACATCCTACAGCCTCCAAAAGAAAGAAGGTGGGAAACAAAACTTCAAAGCAAAAGGCCAAAATGAGACCACATTTCTTCCGTTTCAATAAAGTCCCCGACCCTGTAATTAAAAGGAGTTCATGGGTGCCAAAGCACTTTGCAGATTAAAATGCACAAGCGAACAGTAAAACTTGttaagtgttattaaaatccttcCTTGCTGCCAGGgcttgaagaagagaagaattaGGCTACAGTCCTGCTAGGCATACTAACAGGAAACTCAGCCCCACAGAGAGCATAGTAGGACTTACCAGTACTTCCCAGTAAACGTTGTGCTGTAAGCATAGATTTGGAGTACCAAATAAAATGGGCACGTGGGTgttctttttaacaacaacaacaacaacaacaacaacaattgtgtcgtataataataaaaacatttccagaaaaaagcacttctGATGAGTTAGCTCTCCATGATATCAGAGCATTGTCAGTCAAATACTCTCCCAGGGTCATTCTGCATCACCCCAGCAATGTTTTTCTTCATGCACcttattaattacatttttatccccccctttttttaacctaGGAGAAACTCAGAGGGAGTAACcaggcagccctgcttagcttTAACCACAAGCCGCATCGGGAGCCATTaggacagccttctccaaccccaGTGACTTCCAAGTACATTGAACTACAAcagccaccagccccagccagcatggctaatgctcaggcatgatggaagttatagtccagcaactgcggaagggcaccaggttgggaaggctGCCTTAGGCTACCCTTTAGATCGAACCTGCTAGCAGAGCAGTGTGGGAAGAAGAAGCCGCAGGGAGAGACTGCCCATACCCCTGCCCGATAGCCTGCTTTCTGAGGTGGTTGTTCCCCCACGAGGATACCGTCCCGCATGCAAACCCAGCATGTTGGGGCGAGCTTCGCTCAACTATAAAGCATCGCTCTGCTCGCTGTGTGGCACTGAGCTGTAGCGTGGCATCCATTTGGTAGACTGTGCTTTGTGTGCCAGGGAAGAGGGCTGAACACCTCCATGGCCTGACGGCAAAGAACTAGCATTTGGAAGCTTGTTAAAGTGTTGGGGCAGTTGGAGTTTGCAAGGGAAGCACATTAAGTGGGTTAATTAAGTGCTCGTCCGTGACGTACGAGTTGCTTCATTACGACTCCACCGTGATCGCTGTAGGCTGTGTGCAGGCTTAGGCATATTTTATTGGTTTGGTCATGCTAGGTTTTCACTTGGAAGGGTTTCTTCAAAAGCATAATacatctgcatatatatatatatatatatatatatatatatatatatatatatagcatacgTGTATATAGTACAaggtttcttcctcttcttcttcttcttcttcttcttcttcttcttctccttcttcttcttaagattatcttccataaacaatgAGTCCGGGATGGAGGCTAGAGAGGGGTGTGCAAGGGTGTGGAAACTTGCCTACTTTTCAAAGGTAAGATTCACATTTCGTTGCCCttcccacttttgtctctggccccgccCTCCACTGCCACATGGCCCTTGGAAGTTTGTCGAAAGCGGAACTTGGTCATTCTACTGAAAATGGTCCCCCATCTCCATTTTATAAGATCTGAGAGTATTTTcttctgggtccccccccccccgagcaattCATATGGAGGTGTTGATTTAGGACTGGTGTTTAACTTGGTGACAGCTGCTAAGATCCCAGTTACATCACACTGGAGAACCTCTATTAATCTGCCACTCTGTAATTGGTTTTATAGAACACATCTGGAACTGGCGACAAAACGTTGCCACGGGGAGCATTCAGTGTTTCAGCTGTCTCGCTTAGGAAATAGAGATTTCCCTTTATGTGTAAACAGACTCccattttctcccccatctctaccaTTGTGTCACTGTATTGTGCCACTGTATTTACTATAATTTGTGAAGCAGCTAACATATAGCAGCTACAGTAGCTCATGGAAGAACCAAGCTGTCGCACCAAATCCAAAGCTTAGCAAATGTTGAAGGAGGAGCAAGAGGAAGAAGGCCATGTGCAGAATTAGGCCTGCAGCAGACGC
The nucleotide sequence above comes from Zootoca vivipara chromosome 1, rZooViv1.1, whole genome shotgun sequence. Encoded proteins:
- the RASSF10 gene encoding ras association domain-containing protein 10; translation: MEPEGRKISVWICQEEKLISGLSKRTTCSDVVRVLLEDSKQSRRRRQQQQQQLASLQECGGGMLSGAPQSYCIVEKWRGFERILPNKTKILRLWAAWGDEQENVRFVLVRSEASLPNTGPRSAEARVVPSKESPCQHGLATAAARASLALTQERQRRVVRKAFRKLAKINKRKGQPPQPDEPPAKEAPAAERMETLVHLVLSQDHTIRQQVKRLRDLDREIDRFEAKIHFDRMKRHGVNYVQDTYLVDGGGDTEVPDGGEEKEGEPQGGVDAATLDGDLEEYARKCEEVALLQEQWRRQEDLLEHLAGEIQEELNERWMKRRREELAAAKGSSASLSETDCNTTELVGGGGELHVEQERVKTQLSTSLYIGLRLSTDLEAVKADLDSTQRAWADKESELQRLLDTIRSLDVQEEAGGEVGEEAPPSLQLPEDDDGGQLPPDPAPITAEVWREQAARGLRKDCDDNDEDSDTGLSSMHSQDSDSLPVCESLV